A window from Rhizosphaericola mali encodes these proteins:
- a CDS encoding S-adenosylmethionine decarboxylase family protein, with amino-acid sequence MEEKNIFGTHSLMTLTTSAADKLTDENTFCAFTDFLIDEYGLEKVGQVVHKFESQGFTASFCLKESHICIHTWPELKSLTLDVYLCNYSQDNTDKVQEISASYIRYFSASIVKRNTIER; translated from the coding sequence ATGGAGGAAAAAAATATATTTGGCACCCATTCCTTAATGACCTTAACTACAAGTGCAGCGGACAAATTAACCGATGAGAATACTTTTTGTGCCTTTACTGATTTCTTAATTGATGAATATGGTTTAGAAAAAGTTGGGCAAGTTGTTCATAAATTTGAATCCCAAGGATTCACCGCGTCATTTTGTTTGAAAGAATCTCACATTTGTATACATACTTGGCCAGAACTAAAGAGTCTTACATTGGATGTTTACCTTTGTAATTATAGCCAAGATAATACTGATAAAGTACAAGAAATTTCAGCATCCTACATTCGTTATTTTTCAGCTTCTATTGTAAAACGAAA